A stretch of Treponema vincentii F0403 DNA encodes these proteins:
- a CDS encoding tyrosine-protein phosphatase encodes MIHKRFMHLSVALLFSLSVLMSCATTDKARTQEPVYEPLQGTVSSVDKYGNLTTDITEAALKGKGYELGDVLLAKLGDKTVTAPFVDTYSDVNRGDYLIRISHGFTAIAMSYDNCSGKTGAVEGTSVTLSLSKKGAYLQEYEMRHLVKSEKREDYASDAVFANFRAIQAGSIAANRLYRGCNPVLDDARAPYAAKLVEEAKIATVINLADSAESMAAHLAAAPYYEQLVKDGQVITLNMGIDFNDPAFIGKLKDGLIFMGQHEGPFYVHCNEGKDRAGMVAAVLEALMGATVQQVSDDYMVSYMNYFNVKKTDARYPVIAKIITDMFVKMNGGKAITDANLKSVAENYLTKTVGLTAQQVNTLKQKLQ; translated from the coding sequence ATGATTCACAAACGTTTTATGCATCTATCGGTTGCATTATTGTTCAGTCTTTCCGTACTGATGTCATGCGCAACGACGGACAAGGCACGTACACAGGAGCCGGTCTATGAACCGCTGCAGGGAACCGTTTCGTCGGTTGACAAGTACGGAAACTTGACAACGGACATTACCGAAGCGGCGCTGAAAGGAAAAGGCTATGAGCTCGGCGACGTATTACTCGCAAAACTCGGGGATAAGACCGTAACGGCGCCCTTTGTTGACACCTATAGCGACGTTAATAGAGGGGATTACCTGATTAGAATTTCACACGGATTTACAGCTATCGCGATGAGCTACGATAACTGCAGCGGCAAAACCGGCGCAGTTGAAGGGACTTCGGTAACGCTCTCGCTTTCCAAGAAAGGTGCGTATCTACAGGAATACGAAATGCGCCATTTGGTAAAGTCGGAAAAGCGTGAAGATTACGCTTCCGATGCGGTATTTGCAAACTTCCGCGCCATTCAGGCGGGTTCCATCGCTGCAAACAGACTGTACCGAGGATGCAATCCGGTACTCGACGACGCCCGTGCCCCGTATGCGGCCAAACTTGTCGAAGAAGCCAAAATCGCTACCGTTATCAATCTTGCAGACAGCGCCGAAAGCATGGCGGCTCATCTTGCTGCAGCACCTTATTATGAACAGCTGGTAAAAGACGGGCAGGTTATAACCCTTAATATGGGAATTGACTTTAACGATCCCGCATTTATCGGAAAATTGAAGGACGGGCTGATCTTTATGGGACAGCACGAAGGACCGTTCTACGTTCATTGCAATGAAGGAAAAGACCGCGCGGGCATGGTTGCCGCCGTACTTGAAGCATTAATGGGTGCGACAGTGCAGCAGGTTTCCGACGATTATATGGTATCGTACATGAACTACTTTAACGTCAAGAAAACCGATGCACGGTATCCGGTAATTGCAAAGATTATTACCGATATGTTCGTAAAAATGAACGGCGGCAAAGCAATTACCGACGCCAACTTGAAATCCGTTGCGGAAAACTATCTGACCAAAACCGTCGGACTTACCGCACAGCAAGTAAACACGCTCAAACAAAAACTACAATAA